The DNA segment GCTATTGTAGGCCCCAACGGAGCCGGCAAGAGCACCTTGCTTAAGGCCCTTCTTGGCTTAGAGCAGGGCTTGCTGCGCGACGGCCCTACCCGGATTGCTGGCAGCGTACGGGTTTTGGGCCACCCCCCCCGGGAGGTTCCGCCCGGCTGGGTGGGCTATGTGCCACAGGTCAAGGGCTTCGACCGCAGTTTTCCCGCCCTGGCCCTCGAGGTGGTGGTATCGGGGTTGCGGCGGCACTGGCCTTTCGTTGTTAGCCGAGAAGAGCGTAGACGCGCCAGCGAAGTGCTAGAAAAGGTGGGTGCTTTGCACTTAGCAAACCGCCGCCTGGGCAGGCTTTCTGGGGGTGAGCTTCAGCGGGTTTACCTGGCCCGTAGCCTGATCCGCCGTCCCCGGCTTTTGCTCCTGGACGAGCCCGCTACCGGTGTGGACGTGGTAGGGGAGGCCGATCTGTACCGCCACCTCGAGGCCTACCAGGCCGAGAGCGGGGCTACCATCCTGATGATCACGCACGACTGGGAAGCAGCCCAGCACCACGCCTCGGCGGTGCTGGTGCTCAACCGGCGGGTGATTGGCTATGGTCCGCCCGAAAAGGTGCTGTGCCACGAGTGCCTGAGCCAGGCTTTCGGACACGTGGGCCATGCACACCAGGTGATTTTGGGGGGACGCTAGTGCTCGAGGCCCTGCAACTTCCCTTTATGCAGCGGGCCCTGCTGGCCGGTTTGCTGGTGGGGGCTTTGGCCAGCTACCTGGGGGTGCTGGTGGTGCAGCGTCGCCTTTCCTTTCTGGGGGATGGCCTGGCCCACGCCGCCTTTGCGGGGGTGGCCCTGGGCCTTCTGCTTCAGCAGGATCCCCTGTGGGTAGCCATCCCCTTTGCGGTGGGGGTCTCGCTGCTCATCACCTGGGTACGGGAAAAGAGCAGCCTGGGTGACGACACCGCCATCGGGATATTTTTTGCCGTCTCGGTCGCGCTGGGGGTGCTGTTCATGTCCCTGCGGCAGGGCTTTGCCCCCGATGCGGTGGCCTACCTGTTTGGCTCCATCCTGACCGTTACCTCCACCGACCTGGGGCTGATGGGCCTGATCGCCCTGGGGGTGGTGCTCCTGGCCCCCTTGTGGCGCTACTGGGCCTATGCCACCTTCGACCGGGAGCTGGCCCTGGCCGACCGGCTGCCGGTGATCCGGCACGACTACCTGCTCTCGGCTTTGATTGCGCTGGTGGTGGTGGTCTCGGTGAAAGTGGTGGGAATCGTGCTCATTGCGGCTTTTGTGGTGATTCCAGCGGCCACAGCCCGCTTGCTCAGCCAGACCTTTGCGGCCATGACCCTGGTTTCTGTTCTGATTGGCACGCTATCGGTGCTGCCGGGCCTGGCGGCGGCCTACCTGTTTGATCTGCCTGCCGGCAGCGCCATTGTGTTGATCCAGGCCTTGCTGTTTGTGCTGGCCCTGTTGCTGCGCCGATAGGGGC comes from the Meiothermus cerbereus DSM 11376 genome and includes:
- a CDS encoding metal ABC transporter ATP-binding protein, which encodes MTAPAVEIERYSVRFGEFQALHDVSLSVPEGAFVAIVGPNGAGKSTLLKALLGLEQGLLRDGPTRIAGSVRVLGHPPREVPPGWVGYVPQVKGFDRSFPALALEVVVSGLRRHWPFVVSREERRRASEVLEKVGALHLANRRLGRLSGGELQRVYLARSLIRRPRLLLLDEPATGVDVVGEADLYRHLEAYQAESGATILMITHDWEAAQHHASAVLVLNRRVIGYGPPEKVLCHECLSQAFGHVGHAHQVILGGR
- a CDS encoding metal ABC transporter permease; its protein translation is MLEALQLPFMQRALLAGLLVGALASYLGVLVVQRRLSFLGDGLAHAAFAGVALGLLLQQDPLWVAIPFAVGVSLLITWVREKSSLGDDTAIGIFFAVSVALGVLFMSLRQGFAPDAVAYLFGSILTVTSTDLGLMGLIALGVVLLAPLWRYWAYATFDRELALADRLPVIRHDYLLSALIALVVVVSVKVVGIVLIAAFVVIPAATARLLSQTFAAMTLVSVLIGTLSVLPGLAAAYLFDLPAGSAIVLIQALLFVLALLLRR